In Gopherus evgoodei ecotype Sinaloan lineage unplaced genomic scaffold, rGopEvg1_v1.p scaffold_48_arrow_ctg1, whole genome shotgun sequence, the following are encoded in one genomic region:
- the INAFM1 gene encoding putative transmembrane protein INAFM1, with protein sequence MKGAQGAKLCLLGTGWVLSRQGGGRGQSGAQRLAQRGRGGGSGTGGGGGRGEAARPGRTGGSRAPRAVPASPVRPGPCQPPPSALGAAGMKQREGDGPGQPVPPRYAGDRPRGGGKLLLGGGRAPPRWLRVATVCAYFLCVSLAALLLVIYYGLVWAPRGPGAENSTEPGPRAPRLCNHSGPGPGQREAAAEGALDGGPRPPAEERSGRQGPAGRTAWRGRDGTH encoded by the coding sequence atgAAGGGGGCGCAGGGAGCCAAGCTCTGTCTCCTGGGGACCGGGTGGGTGCTGAGCCGGCAAGGCGGAGGGAGGGGGCAGTCTGGGGCCCAGAGGCTGGCACAGCGAGGCAGGGGGGGCGGGTCTGGCACGGGAGGGGGCGGAGGGAGAGGCGAGGCTGCCCGACCGGGCCGGACAGGAGGTTCCCGAGCGCCCCGGGCCGTGCCAGCCTCCCCCGTGCGCCCTGGGCCGTGCCAGCCTCCCCCGAGCGCCCTGGGCGCAGCCGGCATGAAGCAGCGAGAGGGCGACGGGCCCGGGCAGCCGGTGCCCCCCAGATACGCCGGCGATCGGCCGCGGGGGGGCgggaagctgctgctggggggcggCCGGGCCCCCCCGCGCTGGCTGCGCGTCGCCACAGTCTGCGCCTATTTCCTCTGCGTCTCGCTGGCCgcgctgctgctggtgatttACTACGGGCTGGTGTGGGCGCCGCGGGGCCCCGGCGCGGAGAACAGCACCGAGCCCGGCCCGCGGGCCCCGCGCCTCTGCAACCACAGCGGCCCGGGGCCGGGGCAGCGGGAGGCGGCGGCCGAGGGGGCCCTGGACGGCGGCCCGCGGCCCCCGGCGGAGGAGCGGAGCGGGCGGCAGGGCCCCGCGGGGCGCACGGCCTGGAGAGGCCGCGACGGGACCCACTGA